A region from the Algoriphagus machipongonensis genome encodes:
- a CDS encoding sulfatase has product MTKISTCLFFLSLLLSIQLFAQTSSGTNPNILFIAIDDLRSELGHFGSTQIQTPNLDELAKTSVSFKNHFVQVPTCGASRASMLTGTRPRRRAELGNLIMQDEFSIRAELSRPETFIHHLRRNGYRTVGIGKISHSADGFVYGYEEEVSDKKELPHSWDEFLFDAGKWGTGWNAFFAYANGENRQSMKRQVKPYESAEVDDLGYPDGLSTQLAITKLRELKGNDQPFFLGVGLFKPHLPFTAPKEYWDLYEENEILLAQNPSKPQNVSNQSLMESSEFNGYQLGEEKASLNTQLSDAYARKIKHAYYAAASYADAQVGLILDELKALDLEENTIVVVWGDHGWHLGEQQIWGKHTLFENALNSALIIKIPGKEEKARIENSIVESVDIYPTLIELAGIPTPYELDGESLVSLIESSISPKEQTAYSYFKNGISLREKRYRLTKYFREQKPVIELYDHQSDPAESINIAEKHPEIVQQLLPLWEKGNTGIFEK; this is encoded by the coding sequence ATGACTAAGATTTCAACTTGCCTTTTTTTCTTATCACTCTTATTATCGATACAGTTATTTGCCCAAACTTCCTCAGGTACAAATCCGAATATCCTGTTTATTGCCATAGATGATCTTAGGTCGGAATTGGGGCATTTTGGAAGCACTCAAATCCAAACGCCAAATTTGGATGAGCTAGCTAAAACCTCTGTCAGTTTTAAAAATCATTTTGTCCAAGTACCCACCTGTGGTGCTTCCCGAGCTTCCATGCTTACAGGAACACGCCCTAGACGAAGAGCAGAATTAGGTAACTTGATCATGCAGGATGAGTTTTCAATTAGAGCGGAATTAAGTCGCCCAGAGACCTTTATTCATCACCTTCGAAGAAATGGCTACAGAACTGTTGGAATAGGCAAAATTTCGCATTCCGCTGATGGCTTTGTGTATGGTTACGAAGAAGAAGTTTCTGATAAAAAGGAATTACCTCATAGTTGGGATGAATTTCTATTTGATGCCGGAAAATGGGGTACTGGATGGAATGCATTCTTTGCTTACGCGAATGGAGAAAATAGGCAAAGCATGAAAAGGCAGGTAAAACCTTATGAGTCTGCCGAGGTGGATGATTTAGGCTATCCAGATGGACTATCTACCCAACTTGCAATCACAAAGCTTAGGGAATTAAAAGGGAATGATCAACCTTTCTTTTTGGGCGTAGGATTATTCAAACCTCATTTGCCTTTTACGGCACCTAAGGAATATTGGGATTTATATGAAGAGAATGAAATCTTACTGGCTCAAAACCCTTCAAAACCACAAAATGTCTCCAACCAAAGTTTAATGGAAAGTAGCGAGTTTAATGGCTATCAGCTCGGTGAGGAAAAAGCTAGCCTGAATACCCAGTTATCTGATGCCTATGCAAGAAAAATCAAACATGCATACTATGCTGCCGCTAGCTATGCCGATGCTCAGGTAGGATTGATTTTAGATGAACTCAAAGCTCTTGATTTAGAAGAAAACACGATCGTAGTTGTCTGGGGAGATCATGGTTGGCATCTTGGAGAGCAGCAAATTTGGGGTAAACACACCCTTTTCGAAAATGCATTAAACAGTGCTTTAATCATCAAAATCCCTGGAAAAGAGGAAAAGGCCCGCATAGAAAATTCCATTGTCGAGTCAGTGGATATTTATCCCACGCTTATAGAATTAGCCGGGATTCCAACTCCGTATGAATTGGATGGTGAAAGCTTGGTCTCTTTGATTGAATCCTCCATTTCACCTAAAGAGCAAACTGCATACAGTTATTTCAAAAACGGGATCAGCTTACGGGAAAAACGATATAGGTTGACAAAATACTTTCGGGAACAAAAACCGGTTATTGAACTTTATGATCATCAAAGTGATCCTGCAGAATCTATCAACATAGCAGAAAAACACCCTGAAATTGTTCAGCAATTATTACCTCTTTGGGAAAAAGGGAATACAGGGATTTTTGAGAAGTAG
- a CDS encoding nucleotide pyrophosphohydrolase, translating into MKNDITIAEAQKLVDDWINTVGVRYFNELTNMTILMEEVGELARIMSRTYGEQSFKESDKGKDLGDEMADVMWVLICLANQTGVDLTAALKKNMEKKNIRDLDRHKNNEKLK; encoded by the coding sequence ATGAAAAATGATATCACAATAGCAGAAGCGCAAAAATTGGTTGATGATTGGATCAATACAGTGGGCGTAAGATACTTTAATGAGCTTACAAATATGACGATCCTTATGGAAGAGGTAGGGGAGTTAGCCAGGATTATGTCTAGAACTTATGGGGAACAGTCGTTTAAAGAGTCTGACAAAGGGAAAGACTTGGGAGATGAAATGGCCGATGTGATGTGGGTGTTAATTTGTTTGGCAAACCAAACGGGAGTAGATCTGACTGCTGCGTTAAAAAAGAATATGGAGAAGAAGAATATTCGTGATTTAGATCGACACAAAAACAATGAAAAGCTAAAATGA
- a CDS encoding MarC family protein, with product MTIDLLPFILSVFTGFFAIMNPIANIPIFTSLVEDADKETKRQISKKATIVAFIIVSLFVILGKFIFEVFGITIPAFKITGGLLIFFVGFEMLQSKKSTVKHLKDTAFDENIAISPLAIPILAGPGTIVTAMNFVSSGEYIHIVIVILTFAVMCILTHWAFRISNRVVNVLGKNVITVIGKIMGLIIAIIGTNMIIQGIKVAFE from the coding sequence TTGACGATCGACTTACTTCCTTTTATACTTTCTGTATTTACTGGATTTTTTGCAATCATGAACCCAATTGCAAATATCCCAATCTTTACCTCTTTAGTGGAAGATGCAGATAAAGAAACCAAGAGACAAATCAGTAAGAAAGCCACCATCGTAGCATTCATTATCGTATCGCTCTTTGTCATATTGGGGAAATTTATTTTTGAGGTATTTGGCATAACAATTCCAGCTTTCAAAATCACCGGAGGGCTTCTGATATTCTTTGTGGGTTTTGAAATGCTTCAATCTAAAAAATCAACTGTAAAGCATTTAAAGGATACCGCCTTTGATGAAAACATAGCCATTTCCCCTTTAGCAATCCCGATCCTTGCAGGTCCAGGTACTATCGTGACAGCGATGAATTTCGTATCCTCAGGAGAATACATACATATTGTAATCGTCATTTTAACATTTGCGGTAATGTGTATTCTAACTCATTGGGCATTCCGAATCAGCAATCGAGTGGTTAATGTGCTAGGGAAAAATGTTATCACCGTCATAGGCAAAATCATGGGGCTAATAATAGCCATCATAGGCACTAATATGATCATTCAAGGAATTAAAGTTGCATTTGAATAA
- a CDS encoding iron chaperone, with translation MNPKPNSIEEYFSWFSPEIREKLQSIRDTLKKAVPEATEVISYHMPAIKTSEVLVYYAAQKNHIGYYPTNEPIIEFKKELAGYVTSKGVIQIPYDQELPLKLISDIAIFRREQALIKLENKKKKS, from the coding sequence ATGAACCCAAAACCAAACTCTATTGAAGAATACTTTTCTTGGTTTTCTCCCGAAATCCGTGAAAAGCTCCAGAGCATTCGAGACACTTTAAAGAAAGCTGTTCCTGAGGCAACTGAAGTCATCAGCTACCATATGCCTGCAATAAAGACAAGCGAAGTCTTAGTTTATTATGCTGCTCAAAAAAATCATATTGGATATTATCCTACCAACGAACCGATCATCGAATTCAAAAAAGAACTCGCCGGGTATGTTACCTCCAAAGGAGTTATTCAAATTCCATATGATCAAGAATTGCCATTGAAACTGATCAGTGATATTGCGATTTTTCGAAGAGAACAAGCATTGATAAAACTTGAAAATAAAAAGAAGAAGAGTTAA
- a CDS encoding aminotransferase class V-fold PLP-dependent enzyme, translated as MNSRRDFIQKLSLGAVMPSLVGFTAQNKEFKMDHSIGGDEFWDQVREQFPLTKDRVYLNNGTFGPSPTPVLKAIKNSLDETNTIGEYGHINPLRGELADFVGIKESEISLTHNTTEGINIMAWGLPLSAGDEVIITYHEHVGNALPWLNRAKLDNIVLVPFEPAATQAENLDLIKKLVTPRTKVIAIPHITCTTGLVFPIKEIAEFAKSKGIFTAIDGAHGAGTFDLNLHELGVDFYATSYHKWMLGPNGSGFLYVKEENLDRLQAFQVGAYSDVGFDLNSSPPSLKGYVNTAHRYDYGSQSLPMIKGVLAAKNFHLEIGKEKVEGRVRELNQYLYEGLTQFDSQLEIITPWEAESRICMISIKPKNMGYEEVYHKVSKKGFRLRIVPEGGINAIRISTHIYNNKTEIDALLSAVKEVLA; from the coding sequence ATGAATTCTAGACGTGACTTTATCCAAAAATTATCTTTAGGGGCAGTGATGCCTAGTTTAGTTGGATTTACGGCTCAAAATAAAGAGTTTAAGATGGATCATTCCATTGGTGGAGATGAGTTTTGGGACCAGGTTCGGGAGCAATTTCCATTAACAAAGGATAGGGTTTATCTAAACAACGGCACATTCGGGCCTTCACCAACTCCGGTTTTGAAAGCCATTAAAAATTCTTTAGATGAGACCAATACAATTGGAGAGTATGGACATATAAATCCTCTTCGAGGTGAATTAGCTGATTTTGTTGGTATCAAGGAATCTGAAATTTCTTTAACTCATAATACTACCGAGGGCATCAATATCATGGCTTGGGGATTGCCTTTGTCAGCTGGAGATGAAGTCATCATCACCTATCATGAGCATGTGGGAAATGCTTTGCCTTGGCTAAATCGAGCCAAACTTGATAACATTGTTTTGGTTCCTTTTGAGCCTGCTGCAACCCAGGCAGAAAATCTTGATTTGATTAAAAAACTGGTGACCCCTCGTACGAAAGTCATCGCAATACCACATATCACCTGCACGACCGGTTTGGTATTTCCCATTAAAGAAATAGCAGAATTTGCCAAGTCAAAAGGGATTTTTACAGCGATTGATGGAGCACACGGAGCAGGAACTTTTGACTTGAACTTACATGAGCTTGGTGTGGATTTTTATGCCACCAGCTACCATAAATGGATGCTTGGGCCAAATGGATCTGGCTTCTTATATGTCAAAGAAGAGAATTTAGATCGATTACAGGCCTTTCAGGTAGGAGCCTATTCTGATGTAGGTTTTGATTTGAATAGTTCTCCACCATCTCTTAAAGGCTATGTCAATACTGCCCACCGCTATGATTATGGAAGCCAAAGTTTACCCATGATCAAGGGTGTTTTGGCAGCAAAGAATTTTCATTTAGAAATAGGAAAGGAGAAAGTGGAGGGAAGAGTTCGGGAACTAAACCAATACCTGTATGAAGGTTTGACGCAGTTTGACAGTCAGCTAGAGATTATTACTCCTTGGGAAGCTGAATCTAGAATTTGTATGATTTCCATCAAGCCTAAAAATATGGGCTATGAGGAAGTATATCATAAAGTAAGTAAGAAAGGATTCAGGCTTAGGATTGTGCCAGAGGGAGGAATTAATGCCATTCGTATTTCCACTCATATTTATAATAATAAGACAGAAATAGATGCGCTTCTATCTGCAGTGAAGGAAGTGCTGGCTTAA
- a CDS encoding tetracycline resistance MFS efflux pump: MTGNKKKGVQPITAILLTVFLDMLGVGIIIPVMPALFFQPDSSILPVMASEAYRSIMFGLLVGCYPLMQFFGAPILGALSDRFGRKKMLILSIIGVLIGYLLFAWAIIIKNLWLLFFSRLLPGFAGGNVSIAMSAISDISEEKEKTKNFGLAGMAFGIGFILGPALGGFLGDDSIVSWFRSDTPFWFAAILALVNLIVVHFFFSETLITKRESKFSLFMALRNIVYSFSLPDLRGTFTVVLLLSIGFSLFTQFYAVFLIQKFAFTELDIGLLYCWIGLWFAFTQGGIVRVLADRFRPQKLLSICVLLLGFSLLAVLLPSKASWLYLISPFIAIFQGIIMPNIASLVSSKADEGRQGEMLGINQSMQSLGEVIPPFIAGTLFAINYNLPFITASLLIFIGWAIFLRINK; this comes from the coding sequence ATGACAGGTAATAAAAAGAAAGGAGTACAGCCAATAACTGCCATCTTACTTACGGTATTCCTGGATATGTTGGGAGTTGGTATCATTATTCCAGTTATGCCTGCCCTTTTTTTTCAACCCGACAGCTCTATTCTTCCAGTAATGGCTAGTGAGGCTTATCGGTCGATAATGTTTGGGTTATTGGTAGGTTGCTATCCATTGATGCAGTTCTTTGGAGCTCCTATTTTGGGTGCTTTATCAGACAGGTTTGGAAGAAAAAAAATGCTGATCCTGTCCATAATTGGTGTCCTTATTGGTTATTTACTTTTTGCCTGGGCGATCATCATTAAAAACCTTTGGCTTCTATTTTTTAGCAGGTTATTACCCGGTTTTGCTGGAGGAAATGTGTCCATTGCTATGTCAGCCATTTCTGATATTAGCGAGGAGAAAGAAAAAACCAAGAATTTTGGACTGGCAGGTATGGCTTTTGGCATTGGTTTTATTCTTGGCCCAGCCCTTGGAGGATTTTTGGGAGACGATTCCATAGTAAGTTGGTTTCGTTCTGACACTCCGTTTTGGTTTGCCGCCATATTAGCATTAGTCAATCTTATTGTTGTGCATTTCTTTTTTTCAGAAACGTTAATTACCAAGCGAGAATCCAAATTCAGTTTATTCATGGCACTTCGTAATATTGTATATTCTTTTTCTTTGCCTGATTTGAGAGGGACATTTACCGTTGTCTTACTTTTATCAATAGGCTTTTCGCTTTTCACTCAATTTTATGCGGTTTTCTTAATCCAAAAATTTGCGTTTACAGAATTGGATATCGGATTACTTTATTGCTGGATTGGATTATGGTTCGCATTTACCCAAGGCGGTATAGTACGCGTTTTGGCAGATCGATTTCGTCCACAGAAATTGCTTTCAATTTGCGTCTTACTTCTGGGCTTTTCGCTTTTGGCAGTTTTGCTTCCTTCTAAGGCATCCTGGTTGTATCTCATTTCACCATTTATTGCCATATTCCAAGGAATAATAATGCCAAATATAGCTTCACTTGTCTCTTCAAAAGCAGATGAAGGACGACAAGGGGAAATGCTCGGAATCAATCAATCCATGCAATCACTCGGTGAAGTCATCCCCCCATTTATTGCGGGCACCTTATTTGCCATCAATTATAACTTGCCTTTTATCACCGCTTCACTATTAATTTTCATAGGATGGGCTATCTTTTTACGAATCAATAAATAA
- a CDS encoding NAD(P)/FAD-dependent oxidoreductase → MNNFPFSPISAWLNEPENIQPSLNQDISVDVVIVGGGYTGLYTALELRKAGMSVAVLEQEFSGSGGSGRNSGYVDGLIGKDFPSLLKLYKIERARELCDFAMEAVRKLEDFIQKNHIACEYAPNGNIMAAVHPDQIKRLNKVAHASEALGMDFTYLGPEAMRERGIPSSFVAGIFDSVGGTLNPGLLINGIRKLAIEKGVQLFEKTKVLNLTETQPVRAYCENGVVSAKSAVIATNAYSNELGWKKRMVTPIYAAMCETEPLNSEQLSVLGWAGREGIYTAHEQLENYRLTARNTIITGGKYVKIPFGFQVSGSTYMPDLFKKIEMIFRERFVDYADLKVHTFWGGWIGMSLDFMPVIGKTGKHQNIHYGLGFSGHGIPQTLLVGELLAAQIQGLDHPLAKVLKRRVFPAPPEPFKWLVAKTLSGVFTSLDSITDRKVMQLKR, encoded by the coding sequence ATGAATAATTTTCCCTTCAGTCCTATTAGTGCCTGGTTGAATGAACCAGAAAATATTCAGCCTTCACTGAACCAAGATATATCAGTTGATGTGGTCATCGTAGGTGGGGGGTATACAGGATTATATACTGCACTCGAACTAAGGAAAGCAGGAATGTCCGTTGCAGTTTTGGAGCAAGAATTTTCTGGTTCTGGAGGTAGTGGCCGAAACTCTGGATATGTGGATGGATTAATCGGTAAAGACTTTCCTTCACTTTTAAAATTGTATAAGATTGAGCGAGCGAGGGAATTGTGTGATTTTGCAATGGAGGCAGTTAGGAAGCTGGAAGATTTTATTCAAAAAAATCACATTGCCTGTGAATATGCGCCCAATGGAAATATTATGGCGGCAGTGCACCCAGATCAAATTAAAAGACTAAATAAAGTAGCCCATGCAAGTGAGGCTTTAGGGATGGATTTCACTTATTTAGGACCGGAAGCCATGCGGGAGCGAGGAATTCCGTCTTCTTTTGTGGCAGGAATTTTTGATTCAGTAGGAGGAACTTTGAATCCAGGATTATTAATCAACGGGATTCGAAAACTTGCTATAGAAAAAGGAGTTCAGTTATTCGAAAAGACAAAAGTATTAAATCTGACAGAAACCCAGCCTGTAAGGGCATATTGTGAAAATGGAGTTGTATCGGCCAAATCCGCTGTAATTGCTACCAATGCATACTCTAATGAACTGGGATGGAAAAAGAGAATGGTCACACCGATTTATGCAGCCATGTGTGAGACAGAACCTTTGAATTCAGAACAACTTTCTGTTTTAGGATGGGCTGGTAGGGAAGGAATATATACTGCTCATGAGCAGCTGGAAAATTACCGACTGACTGCCCGCAATACCATCATCACAGGAGGTAAATATGTCAAAATTCCATTTGGATTTCAGGTGTCAGGTTCAACTTATATGCCCGATCTGTTTAAGAAAATAGAAATGATTTTTCGGGAACGATTTGTAGATTATGCTGACCTTAAAGTACATACATTCTGGGGCGGTTGGATAGGGATGAGTCTAGATTTTATGCCTGTTATCGGCAAAACTGGCAAACACCAAAATATCCATTATGGGTTGGGATTCTCGGGCCATGGGATTCCCCAAACCCTGCTGGTTGGAGAACTGCTCGCTGCCCAGATCCAAGGCCTTGATCATCCACTTGCAAAAGTTTTAAAACGAAGAGTTTTTCCTGCACCTCCTGAACCTTTTAAATGGTTGGTTGCAAAGACGCTTTCAGGTGTATTTACTTCTTTGGATTCCATTACTGATAGAAAGGTGATGCAATTAAAAAGGTGA
- a CDS encoding cyclic nucleotide-binding and patatin-like phospholipase domain-containing protein, translating to MFIQKLLKEAPYFKDLNDEIFNDLLNRGRLIEIKCGHALLQQGDNSQEAYILFEGRLRAILEIDEKESEVLGEIARGEVVGEMGAVFGTKRNATIIAVRNSTLLQLSKNDFIQLLKEQKNTSLDFIKTIVNRTKRSFVPNHRISTVAFIPLSSNVSVEGFLESLSHAIEKYSSVRHLSSQILQSELNGSIPLNEEDVLKEVLIRYEDNYSLVLYQADDQWNKWTETCLARADKIIWLADSSQHSDPTIFENRVNQACLSLNHADHELVLLHPSKENYPKNTLKWFEKRKLSKHYHISRNNLGDIQRLARFLTGNAIGVALSGGGVRSSVQMGILQAMMEGGIPVDIIGGTSGGALIGGGFAQITDPKEFHPIVKEADDKFKKAKKLTVPLVSLFSGNNFTKAIKTVSHGRNIEDLWIDFFCISLSLVNRKLVVHRTGPLWEAIRASTAVNGIIPPFMKDGDCLVDGGLVNACPTDMLAKLGAGKSIAIIASSKSGISMGKPFSPHASGWSILLQKLNPFNREKITPSLATNILQSMYIASDHLQYRIFADAPVDLFIHPPIDEFQSMDVDSGVGLVEFGYKYGLSQIEKWKEELGIMDEPNTNNE from the coding sequence ATGTTTATTCAGAAATTATTAAAAGAAGCGCCTTATTTTAAAGACCTAAATGATGAGATTTTTAATGATTTACTAAATAGAGGTAGACTTATAGAGATTAAATGTGGACATGCTCTCCTGCAACAGGGAGATAATTCCCAGGAGGCTTATATATTGTTTGAAGGCCGATTAAGGGCTATTCTTGAAATAGATGAAAAAGAAAGTGAAGTTTTAGGTGAGATCGCTCGAGGTGAAGTAGTAGGGGAAATGGGAGCAGTTTTTGGAACAAAGCGCAATGCCACCATTATTGCAGTTAGAAATTCCACTTTACTTCAGTTGAGTAAAAATGATTTTATTCAGCTTTTGAAGGAGCAGAAAAACACATCTCTTGACTTTATAAAAACGATTGTAAATAGGACAAAACGTTCTTTTGTTCCTAATCACAGAATTTCTACTGTCGCATTTATTCCACTTTCCTCCAATGTTTCAGTTGAAGGTTTTTTAGAAAGTTTAAGTCATGCGATAGAAAAGTATTCAAGTGTCCGCCATTTATCTTCCCAAATTTTACAATCTGAATTGAATGGATCAATTCCTCTCAATGAGGAGGATGTTTTGAAGGAAGTTCTAATTCGATATGAAGATAATTATTCATTAGTCTTGTATCAGGCAGATGACCAATGGAATAAGTGGACTGAAACTTGTTTGGCTAGAGCTGATAAAATTATTTGGTTGGCAGATTCCAGTCAACATTCAGATCCTACCATTTTTGAAAATCGTGTCAATCAGGCTTGTCTTTCTCTAAATCATGCGGATCATGAACTTGTTTTACTACATCCATCCAAGGAAAATTATCCAAAAAACACCTTGAAATGGTTCGAAAAACGCAAGCTCAGCAAGCATTATCATATATCAAGGAATAATCTAGGAGATATACAACGGTTGGCTCGTTTTTTAACTGGGAATGCGATTGGAGTAGCGTTGAGTGGAGGTGGAGTTCGTTCATCTGTGCAGATGGGGATACTTCAGGCAATGATGGAAGGAGGGATTCCAGTAGATATTATTGGAGGTACTTCAGGAGGAGCATTGATTGGGGGAGGCTTTGCCCAAATCACTGATCCAAAAGAATTCCATCCAATAGTAAAAGAAGCTGATGATAAATTTAAGAAGGCAAAAAAGCTAACCGTGCCATTAGTCTCCCTTTTTTCCGGGAATAATTTTACAAAGGCGATTAAGACCGTTTCACATGGTCGGAATATTGAAGATCTTTGGATTGATTTCTTCTGTATTTCACTAAGTTTAGTCAACCGGAAATTAGTCGTACATAGAACAGGGCCGCTTTGGGAGGCGATTCGAGCAAGTACTGCAGTAAACGGAATTATTCCACCTTTTATGAAAGATGGAGATTGTTTAGTCGATGGAGGGTTAGTAAATGCCTGCCCGACGGATATGCTCGCTAAATTGGGAGCAGGAAAATCCATTGCAATTATTGCTTCTAGTAAAAGTGGTATTTCTATGGGTAAGCCCTTTTCACCTCACGCGTCTGGATGGAGCATATTGCTCCAAAAATTAAATCCATTTAATCGGGAGAAAATTACTCCGAGTTTAGCGACGAATATATTGCAGTCTATGTATATCGCTTCGGATCATCTCCAATATCGCATTTTTGCAGATGCTCCGGTAGATTTATTCATCCATCCCCCGATTGATGAATTTCAAAGTATGGACGTGGATTCTGGGGTTGGGCTCGTTGAGTTTGGTTATAAATATGGTCTTTCTCAAATAGAGAAATGGAAAGAAGAACTAGGAATAATGGATGAACCAAACACCAATAATGAATAA
- a CDS encoding ATP-binding cassette domain-containing protein: protein MFDLILSIQEATILFKAQQAFQNLNFQWEKGQNWAIIGDSGWELTAFIETLRGNTVLSSGKIERPFSKSYVEEKTNAGEVNSFRDLIAYVSQKYVFKNRSHIQNFYFQQRFNSSESEETVTVREYLLEVDPKLPGPWTIQKVSELLNLEPLMEESLLKLSNGESRRLAIGLGLMRQPKVYLMDQPMTGLDVKSREEFGEILKVISDHGVLVLITTSGNEIPDGISHIARISKNGVLKSWEKKDFHGTQIEPLNVPTWDWELLKSLLPEKQEKVDESVVKLKNVTIKYEDHTILDKLNWEIQPGERWLLKGRNGAGKSTLLSLLIGENPQAYSQDFWLFGRKRGTGESIWDVKRPTGFVAPELSRYFPANQTCRKVILSGLFDTMGLFKKVSPEQEALAEEWMKLFELTPLKDTVIQRVSLEHQRWTLLARALIKQPKLLILDEASQGMDEFQRKLFKETVQQICEQSDITLIYVSHYTEDVPDAVDKMMELSGS from the coding sequence TTGTTTGATTTAATTTTATCCATTCAGGAGGCCACTATTTTATTTAAGGCGCAACAAGCTTTTCAAAACCTCAACTTCCAATGGGAGAAAGGTCAGAATTGGGCGATTATAGGTGATTCCGGATGGGAACTCACAGCATTTATTGAGACTTTAAGAGGGAATACGGTGCTTTCATCTGGCAAGATCGAAAGGCCTTTTTCTAAAAGTTACGTAGAAGAGAAAACGAATGCCGGAGAAGTTAACAGTTTCCGAGATCTGATTGCTTATGTCTCTCAGAAGTATGTTTTTAAAAACCGTTCTCATATCCAGAATTTTTATTTCCAACAGCGATTCAATTCATCGGAGTCTGAAGAAACAGTGACCGTTCGTGAATACTTATTGGAAGTAGATCCAAAGCTTCCTGGGCCTTGGACCATTCAAAAGGTTTCCGAGCTATTAAATTTAGAGCCTTTGATGGAGGAGTCACTACTCAAGTTGTCAAATGGTGAATCCCGGAGACTGGCGATAGGATTAGGCTTAATGCGTCAACCCAAAGTATACTTAATGGACCAACCCATGACTGGCTTGGATGTGAAAAGTAGGGAGGAATTTGGTGAAATTTTAAAAGTAATCAGCGATCATGGAGTATTGGTGTTGATTACAACTTCAGGAAATGAAATTCCAGATGGAATTAGCCACATAGCAAGGATTTCCAAAAATGGTGTTCTCAAAAGTTGGGAGAAAAAAGATTTCCATGGGACTCAAATTGAACCTTTAAATGTGCCAACTTGGGATTGGGAATTATTAAAAAGCTTGCTCCCCGAAAAGCAGGAAAAAGTGGATGAATCGGTTGTGAAACTGAAGAATGTAACGATAAAATACGAGGATCATACGATTTTAGATAAACTCAATTGGGAGATTCAGCCTGGTGAAAGATGGCTGCTAAAAGGAAGAAATGGAGCAGGAAAATCAACCTTATTGAGCTTGCTGATAGGAGAGAACCCTCAAGCATATTCTCAAGATTTCTGGCTTTTTGGTCGTAAAAGAGGAACAGGTGAAAGTATTTGGGATGTAAAGCGTCCAACAGGTTTTGTGGCGCCAGAACTCAGCCGGTATTTTCCTGCTAATCAAACCTGTCGAAAAGTGATTTTATCTGGGCTTTTTGATACTATGGGATTATTTAAAAAAGTTAGCCCAGAACAAGAAGCTTTAGCTGAGGAATGGATGAAACTGTTTGAATTGACTCCCTTAAAGGATACCGTAATACAAAGAGTTTCATTAGAACATCAGCGTTGGACTTTATTGGCGAGAGCATTAATTAAACAACCCAAATTGCTAATCCTTGATGAAGCTTCTCAGGGTATGGATGAATTTCAACGGAAACTATTTAAGGAAACTGTTCAACAAATTTGTGAGCAAAGTGACATTACGTTGATCTATGTCAGTCATTATACAGAGGATGTTCCTGATGCAGTGGATAAGATGATGGAGTTAAGTGGCAGTTAG